One stretch of Toxoplasma gondii ME49 chromosome XI, whole genome shotgun sequence DNA includes these proteins:
- a CDS encoding hypothetical protein (encoded by transcript TGME49_313210): MAESIGFVQPREPESPLTVAARTLPAWCLPQLDRVRSLLKRGSASWPRERSVKNRTFCDRKTPLWSTQDVSRHYVELPASAEKDPTKTSSTAAPEAHSRDSGSRTLKHASGSCGEYTTASREEQRLAEGGRTDKDLKRERSDTWKNKPVSSLRSSLLQKRPPACPGSLEWGREPRFGPYGTRSLISSESLWKPFEEREKWREGWGALELFERGTGDGAKAEETPQKETAADFLPARFSFPDFLPQSSDATFFALSSSDSISWTEASEREGEEACSLRRGRTRKKGSKRWSLFGSSSGRGRHQDCGGTSPSRAKEKHGGARRTRKGRASSAPYVHPIRTGETPVPSPLTRTAILLGLPTSHHWTASSPESHSLSLRRRETRTENSAKGASTGAERPRIRNTAGTKKSRSGAAGDRRKQESTQNARQGQPQAAPSPVAGRLAPSRGADNKDREKNFRKGGEKRSNTYRQEVPERPRTSPSPRRLSLSSRRDARVEKTHDGATRRTKPTPDAVNPSETREATNPTVCEKAAWAPRAKAPNGRESLGGPALSPSLSFSAFSFSPIHCLSETPHRERGEGNAAEGKAPLTADREGEHTGMEKRRKTREGEVVDSTFTRDTRTVAGETTPKLPGRRLTSSERETRKVHSERLDFTERARKKDNDQKKEKKEKKDNDQKKEKKEKKDNEQKKEKKEKKDNDQKKEKKEKKDNDQKKEKKEKTDNEQKKEKKEKKEKKDNDQKKEKKEKKDNEQKKEKKEKKEKEDNEQKTEKKEKEERGEKEEQNCLSPFPGRSCASPGICTTSVLQAADTRSSRRAAAPRVSTHAAATPPVGSCPSRLPQLSPSAGDATGDMHAGNAREAAPLAAREGPPVSVHRRASDAGEGRGAPRVKTRCRRKAGETQVQATWSRTCEQKEMEENAEAPEPERSPITVEVGRPLDEEGRDEPHPADDPEELKKRKELSEAQSMSAKGEKNETVTTGAEVTQTGDAGVTASGSSYGLCSRSEHPITAGDLSERKGANASAAAPYAPCVAPVSKFPCSSSACVGAQTNAADSWRPKHSDGQCNRDNTRRSGCPDTLAEAAESTRKEPLFGVSEKKLHMERSAGISRNAALSAFHSTTLSGSPFCQSCACSAALSSPHRAPESCKTHFHQESHASSLSPSSSASAASSSSFRSCSSSSSSSSAACSCSSSSSSSSAACSCSSSSSSSNVAPGINTAPVVSVYPRDSACELKSALEPPVTGAFVKKGGRLVSCCCDTVLRSQCACRSAACLSASPSVPIVSSDLPSSSSLAASLADSATAKPVYSLGRRGATPAAGVGCRMQRRAFSPYRSSSSSSTACSPSSFGPSCSSSQVLSGGSRLPSFGDESAPQLTGASGGSGVRTPATPVGRQGVRKLAGSSLAKERETQGPEKEFGGPGIEEIVVGKMRRECRQDAGQGDREQGGDREQGGDREQGGDSERENGHDSDGSRLRAPRPSLDPAKEQEQLVRQLLWEAQTSLLLVSELCGLSKHESVSRLNRRKGGRLRAAPPSQLSGRGAEAAETVSRHRSAPNRGEAGTHQDEQREERGEKEKDLARRDDGTESRTQRGEEAGEQKRNTGEGGTYTQEGGQVSPPTSCPRAKVRQGLRENENAHYPESARTDEGHREGHGRKDGYEREETRQPRTLDSESEGTHRRSPPDSSVCTDISFSPRSAGHPLRRPLCVERRPRTDEPHKEAEEARRDKAARNRGRRRSEEPENTLFQCSSRSSQSPVLRKSTTIRDALKPFFAAMEAAIQACASAEANESTPRRLTSSSWLSASPVPSSSEGPFSASGSVASASQLPLDFPCGLEATTRSGRVRFSADDGGGFREGANKRQCDCGRFPEDVSAVQTPGRELGRSSGAPPGSSKRQGKPSPRRESLSFPSGCPLSHASDSLSHSCAQRRVFATQISPPSSTSRPRAAVPSSSSFSRPRRPLPPSAWSETQRFPTSSPSFSSFGSSSSFRLFDSPGRSLAAGLWSSPRDCASAVSFLESDLSASWGFDRFEVAKRSGVPRWPQASSLPGDAEIARNAKEIASICWYARPACPSLAHAEPHAAPSWLGTLKAADSCAPSRVEAPKEAVQKEGHGNRRGCDREDRKRRDAEDRQRRRDEVADPTKFSVGEYELPPSLQAGGGPVDFQTVTTAAETPRHEEPTDSECTDRERREGDGRGGEGGGGESQRGRETKAGEDEDGEKGDEEGEPRGHSGREGDEEERRTEERETRTDAEGMHPREKTENRWRERAAVGRRQEIQERSHARRGENATRDETHQRRATQRETSEPTRERGTSEDELWKEALKAALYRQKSALEEELKQLEEERQQYLLQHTHSRSRDLHGFQETVHVPPSNRSPLSRDEIPSAGRLRSELPGCNFPSSSCPILRPDASSPREQSVEFSLSVFPSSASSATPSAVFAPGPPSCFSSASPSSSWAAPSPGSAASRRDSQGLRASPPSSTALSPPAASSLCSFASSSCLRLPLSKSSVSALPPLPPPASRSPQTAVCRPQGNPNRTQESPKTSSMARSLRRGGVCTSEDSSAGRRIHSAASSARTSADAIRTPRRFPELLPDHENDADQPRIDRKTDTPPKKSPSPRSTPHHAGRPPAPCSDARLPQPRRSPSASLPARSPPSSSASSLSSPSSTLSSGGAPSTPALPSSSSSLPTNRQTTSPLSLCPSPLSLCPPYLPAWDSASWFSHSRRGWGASHEFSTKILTTPCMLTRPWQSPFVSSTSFLDSATAYLPASREGPPGPSAAFQSFSLPPVASQPPPAAPLHAHIRAKTSRVCSLSSPLHAAFLAVPSSSSKSSFASSHTASFSSSPTSFEPPSSSSAWLRASDSPELHSSSAARSVCISGPASSSSLSSASPSFPASASSSFPASASSSFPSSSSLLSFHPPVSSAEPSYDTHKEEPEASGGQPESGGHSGVSIHLTPPQLAAERPQNAGVRAPPSSPKHAPSETKAGEANRKATAENGGDKEGRSNRPFARSPVPSQRAVQGAPEKPGNREDRGNCMQRQGSTPVDIQRASDREADGRKEESGVQSSPFWLACQAEKKKEKTHASNSSPGRSSPLAAWSRLPSAVKRQAASQASAILKAYIWR, encoded by the coding sequence ATGGCAGAGTCGATTGGCTTTGTTCAACCGCGAGAGCCAGAGTCTCCACTCACAGTAGCAGCACGCACATTGCCAGCCTGGTGTTTGCCGCAACTCGATCgtgttcgctctctcctgaAAAGAGGCAGCGCATCTTGGCCccgagaaagaagcgttAAAAATAGGACGTTCTGTGACCGCAAGACTCCCCTTTGGAGCACTCAGGACGTTTCTCGTCACTACGTGGAATTGCCTGCGTCAGCTGAAAAAGATCCCACAAAGACCAGTTCGACAGCCGCCCCTGAGGCGCactccagagacagcgggtCCCGCACCCTGAAACACGCATCTGGAAGCTGCGGTGAATATACCACTGCCAGCCGTGAAGAGCAACGACTTGCCGAGGGCGGCAGAACCGACAAGGATCTCAAACGCGAGCGCAGTGACACATGGAAAAACAAaccggtttcttctctccgctcctCGCTGCTGCAAAAGCGTCCGCCAGCATGCCCTGGATCGCTGGAGTGGGGTCGCGAGCCCCGGTTCGGACCATATGGCACCCGCTCCCTGATTTCCTCAGAGTCACTCTGGAAACCTttcgaagaacgagagaaatgGCGGGAAGGGTGGGGAGCCTTGGAGCTCTTCGaaagaggaactggagacggggcgaaagcggaagagacaccccagaaagagacagccgcAGACTTCCTTCCAGCGCGCTTCTCGTTCCCCGATTTCTTGCCACAGAGCTCAGACGCGACGTTCTTCGCCCTCAGCAGTAGCGACAGTATCTCCTGGACAGAAGCGAGTGagcgggaaggagaggaagcatgCAGTCtgagacgagggagaactCGAAAGAAAGGGAGCAAACGATGGAGCCTTTTTGGCAGTTCTTCAGGTCGCGGAAGACACCAAGACTGCGGCGGGACCTCTCCGTCacgagcgaaagaaaaacatggCGGTGCTCGACGAACACGAAAAGGCCGCGCCAGTTCGGCTCCGTATGTACACCCCATTCGAACCGGGGAGACACCTGTACCGAGTCCTCTAACGCGAACAGCAATCCTCTTGGGTCTCCCCACTTCTCATCACTGgactgcctcttctcccgagAGTCACAGCCTGAGTCtgcggcgaagagaaacCAGGACGGAAAACAGTGCCAAGGGCGCGTCTACCGGGGCGGAGAGGCCGCGAATACGAAACACTGCGGGTACGAAGAAGTCGAGATCAGGGGCAGCGGGGGAcaggagaaaacaggaaagcaCGCAAAACGCGCGACAAGGCCAACCGCAAGCGGCGCCGAGTCCCGTGGCTGGAAGGCTTGCGCCGAGTCGGGGAGCGGACaacaaagacagagagaagaatttcagaaaaggtggagaaaAACGGTCAAACACATACAGGCAAGAAGTGCCAGAGAGACCTAGgacgtctccgtcgccgAGACGCCTGTCTCTGAGTAGCCGGCGAGACGCCCGAGtcgagaagacacacgaCGGAGCAACGAGAAGGACCAAGCCTACCCCAGACGCGGTGAATCCaagcgaaacgagagaggcaacgaaTCCTACAGTCTGCGAGAAGGCCGCATGGGCACCGCGAGCGAAAGCCCCAAACGGCCGAGAGAGCCTTGGTGGGCCGGCGCTgtccccctctctctccttctctgctttctcgttttctccgaTTCACTGCCTTTCTGAGACCccacatcgagagagaggcgaaggaaacgcTGCTGAGGGGAAGGCGCCTCTCACTGCAGACAGGGAGGGAGAGCACACTGGAAtggaaaaaaggaggaagacgagagagggagaagtcGTCGATTCGACATTCACACGCGACACTCGAACAGTGGCAGGCGAGACAACCCCGAAGCTGCCTGGAAGGAGACTAACCTCttcagaaagagagacgaggaaagtgCACAGCGAAAGGCTGGACTTCACTGAAcgggcgaggaagaaagacaacgatcagaagaaggagaagaaagagaagaaagacaacgatcagaagaaggagaagaaagagaagaaagacaacgaacagaagaaggagaagaaagagaagaaagacaacgatcagaagaaggagaagaaagagaagaaagacaacgatcagaagaaggagaagaaagagaagacagacaacgaacagaagaaggagaagaaagagaagaaagagaagaaagacaacgatcagaagaaggagaagaaagagaagaaagacaacgaacagaagaaggagaagaaagagaagaaagagaaggaagacaatgaacagaagacggagaagaaagagaaggaagagaggggcgaaaaagaagagcaaaactgtctttcgcctttccctGGTCGTTCTTGCGCTTCTCCTGGGATCTGTACGACTTCTGTCCTCCAAGCCGCGGATACCCGATCTTCTCGCCGCGCTGCCGCTCCGCGGGTCTCCACCCATGCGGCCGCCACACCTCCTGTCGGTTCCTGCCCTTCCAGGCTTCCCCAGCTGTCTCCCTCAGCCGGAGATGCAACTGgcgacatgcatgcaggcaacGCAAGAGAGGCAGCACCTCTCGCTGCTCGCGAAGGCCctccggtgtctgtacaccgtCGCGCGAGCGACGCcggggaaggaagaggcgcgcCAAGAGTGAAAACGAGATGCAGGcggaaggcgggagagacgcaagTGCAGGCGACATGGTCTCGGACTTGCGAGCAGAAGGAAATGGAGGAAAACGCGGAAGCACCGGAGCCGGAGAGAAGTCCCATAACGGTCGAGGTGGGGAGGCCTCtggacgaggaaggaagagacgagccGCACCCCGCCGACGACCCAGAAGAACtcaaaaaacgaaaagaactCAGCGAAGCGCAGAGCATGTCTGCcaagggagaaaaaaacgaaacagtGACAACTGGGGCGGAAGTCacgcagacaggagacgccggCGTCACAGCTTCCGGGTCTTCCTACGGTCTCTGTTCAAGGAGCGAGCACCCGATCACAGCGGGAGACCTgtcagagaggaaaggagcaAATGCAAGCGCTGCAGCACCATATGCACCATGCGTTGCTCCAGTCTCCAAGTTTCcttgttcgtcttctgcctgcGTCGGAGCGCAGACAAACGCAGCAGACTCTTGGCGTCCGAAACACAGCGATGGACAGTGCAACAGGGACAACACCCGCCGCAGCGGTTGTCCAGACACCCTTGCTGAGGCAGCAGAATCCACGAGAAAAGAACCCCTGTTTGGAGTTTCAGAAAAAAAGTTACATATGGAGCGTTCCGCAGGTATCTCGAGGAacgccgctctctctgccttccacTCGACAACGCTATCAGGGTCTCCTTTCTGCCAGAGCTGCGCCTGCTCGgccgctctttcttctccccacaGAGCACCTGAATCCTGTAAAACTCATTTCCATCAAGAGTCACAtgcttcctctttgtctccttcctcgtccgcctcggctgcctcttcgtcttctttccgctcctgttcttcctcttcttcttcttcgtctgccgcctgctcctgttcttcctcttcttcttcttcgtctgccgcctgctcctgttcttcctcttcttcttcgtcgaatGTTGCCCCAGGGATAAACACCGCGCCAGTTGTTTCTGTGTACCCGAGAGACTCCGCATGTGAATTGAAGAGTGCTCTGGAGCCGCCAGTCACTGGTGCATTTGTTaagaaaggagggagacTTGTCTCTTGTTGCTGCGACACTGTCTTACGTTCTCAGTGCGCTTGTCGTTCCGCAGCCTgtttgtctgcgtctccctctgttcccattgtctcctctgacttgccttcttcttcgtcactgGCTGCGAGCCTTGCGGACTCTGCCACAGCGAAGCCTGTATACTCTCTGGGACGTCGCGGAGCGACACCCGCTGCTGGCGTCGgctgtcgcatgcagcgaagagCCTTTTCGCCCTACCggagttcttcgtcttcttcgacagcttgttctccttcttctttcggcCCATCTTGTTCCTCCTCCCAAGTGCTTTCAGGCGGTTCCCGTTTGCCCTCGTTCGGAGACGAGAGCGCGCCTCAGCTCACGGGGGCCTCAGGCGgttcgggtgtacgtacaccggcAACGCCTGTGGGCAGGCAAGGAGTACGGAAGCTTGCTGGCAGTTCTCtagcgaaggagagagagacacaaggacCAGAGAAAGAGTTTGGGGGACCAGGCATTGAGGAAATCGTTGTTGGGAAGATGAGACGGGAGTGCAGGCAAGACGCCggacaaggagacagagagcaagggggagacagagagcaagggggagacagagagcaagggggagacagcgaaagagagaacggacaTGACAGCGACGGCTCGAGACTCAGAGCACCGCGTCCCTCCCTGGATCCGGCGAAGGAGCAAGAGCAGCTCGTTCGCCAACTGCTGTGGGAAGCCCAAAcaagtctccttctcgtgtCGGAGCTTTGTGGGTTATCGAAGCACGAGTCAGTTTCTCGTCTGAACCGTCGAAAAGGAGGTCGCCTTCGCGCGGCGCCCCCGTCGCAGTTGTCTGGACGCGGCGCCGAGGCCGCGGAAACAGTGTCTAGACACCGCAGTGCGCCCAATCGTGGGGAGGCAGGCACACACCaagacgaacagagagaagaacgcggagagaaggagaaagacctCGCCAGAAGGGATGACGGAACGGAATCACGAACGCAACGCggcgaagaggcaggagagcagaaacggaACACCGGTGAAGGCGGAACCTACACGCAGGAGGGTGGACAAGTTTCTCCTCCGACCTCTTGCCCACGCGCAAAAGTCAGGCAGGGACtccgagagaacgagaacgcGCACTACCCCGAATCGGCGCGGACTGACGAAGGACACCGTGAAGGACATGGGAGGAAAGATGGatacgagagagaagaaacaagacagCCTAGGACACTAGACTCAGAGAGCGAGGGGACGCACCGCAGATCTCCCCCCGAttcgagtgtctgtacagacatttcgttctctccacgAAGCGCCGGTCACCCTCTCCGCCGCCCTCTTTGTGTGGAGAGGCGCCCAAGGACAGACGAACCACAcaaagaagcggaagaggcgaggagagacaaggctGCTCGAAATCGAGGACGCAGACGGTCGGAGGAGCCAGAGAACACCCTATTCCAGTGCAGCTCTCGCTCCTCGCAGTCGCCTGTTCTGAGAAAAAGCACAACGATTCGAGACGCTCTGAAACCTTTTTTCGCTGCTATGGAAGCCGCTATACAGGCATGTGCGTCTGCCGAAGCCAATGAGTCGACGCCACGACGTCTGACGTCTTCCAGTTGGCTTTCcgcttctcctgttccttcATCTTCTGAGGGtcctttctccgcttctggCTCTgttgcctctgcttcgcaATTGCCTCTTGATTTCCCCTGTGGTTTGGAGGCGACGACACGCAGCGGTCGAGTTCGATTCTCCGCTGACGACGGTGGAGGCTTCAGAGAGGGTGCGAACAAGAGACAGTGCGACTGTGGACGGTTTCCAGAAGACGTTTCAGCTGTCCAGACACCCGGCAGGGAGCTCGGCAGGAGCAGCGGAGCCCCTCCCGGTTCGTCCAAAAGGCAGGGAAAACCTTCACCAAGACGCgagtctctttcctttccttccggTTGTCCCCTGTCGCATGCATCGGACTCGCTGTCGCATTCATGCGCTCAACGGCGAGTTTTTGCCACTCAGATTTCTCCCCCGTCTTCCACGTCTCGCCCCCGCGCAGCAgttccgtcttcctcttctttctcgcgtcctcgtcgtccacTGCCTCCATCCGCATGGTCAGAGACTCAACGTTTTCCTacttcttccccgtcgttctcttctttcggatcttcctcgagttttcgtctttttgaCTCTCCAGGTCGGTCCCTCGCCGCAGGTCTGTGGTCTTCGCCTCGTGACTGTGCCTCCGCCGTTTCGTTCCTGGAAAGCGACCTCAGCGCGAGCTGGGGGTTCGACCGATTCGAGGTCGCTAAGCGCTCAGGCGTCCCGCGTTGGCCTCAGGCATCGTCGCTGCCCGGCGATGCAGAAAtcgcgagaaacgcgaaagaaaTCGCATCGATTTGCTGGTACGCGCGCCCGGCCTGTCCTTcgctcgcgcatgcagagcctcACGCGGCGCCCAGCTGGCTGGGGACGCTGAAGGCGGCCGACTCGTGTGCCCCCTCCCGAGTGGAGGCGCCGAAAGAGGCGGTGCAGAAGGAGGGACATGGCAACAGACGAGGttgcgacagagaggacagaaagaggagagatgcCGAGgaccgacagcgaagaagagacgaggtcGCAGATCCGACGAAATTCTCTGTTGGTGAATACGAACTTCCACCGTCGTTGCAAGCTGGCGGCGGCCCCGTCGACTTTCAGACGGTCACCACTGCCGCCGAGACGCCGAGGCACGAGGAACCTACAGACAGCGAatgcacagacagagagcggagagaaggagacgggagaggcggcgaaggaggcggggGAGAAAgccaaagaggaagagaaacaaaggcaggagaagacgaagacggagaaaaaggagacgaagagggagagccgagaggacacagcggaagagaaggagacgaagaagaaaggcgaaccgaagagagagagacaagaacggACGCGGAGGGCATGCACCCacgggagaaaacagaaaaccgatggagagagagggcggCTGTGGGAAGGCGGCAAGAAATCCAAGAGAGAAGCCATgcgcggcgaggagagaacgcgacgagagacgaaactcaccaaagaagagcaacgcagagagagacgtcaGAGCCCACTCGTGAACGAGGAACAAGCGAAGACGAGCTGTGGAAGGAGGCACTCAAGGCTgcgctgtacagacagaagagcgcCTTGGAAGAAGAATTGAAGCagctcgaagaagaacgccaGCAATATCTTCttcaacacacacacagtcGTTCCAGAGATCTCCATGGATTTCAAGAGACCGTGCATGTTCCTCCCTCAAACCGTTCTCCTTTGAGCCGAGACGAAATACCCAGCGCCGGTCGACTTCGGTCTGAGTTGCCTGGCTGTAACTtcccgtcttcctcttgccCAATACTTCGCCCAGACGCGTCCTCCCCTCGTGAGCAGTCTGTGGAGTTTTCGCTCTCGGTTTTtccctcctctgcgtcttccgctACAccttctgctgtcttcgcGCCTGGTCctccttcctgtttctcctctgcttccccaTCGTCTTCTTGGgctgctccttctcctgGATCTGCTGCTTCGCGTAGAGACTCCCAAGGACTCCGGGCCTCTCCCCCCTCTTCCACGGCTCTTTCGCCGCCTgccgcgtcttcgctctgctcttTTGCATCTTCGTCGTGTCTCCGTTTGCCTTTGTCCAAGTCCTCAGTGTCTGCGCTTCCtccgctgccgcctccaGCCTCGCGGAGTCCCCAGACGGCCGTTTGTCGGCCACAGGGCAACCCAAATCGAACGCAGGAGTCGCCCAAAACCTCCAGCATGGCGCGGTCGCTCCGTCGGGGGGGCGTCTGCACGTCCGAGGACAGCAGCGCCGGCCGTCGCATCCACAGCGCCGCCTCCTCAGCGCGGACGTCGGCGGATGCGATCAGGACACCGCGGCGCTTCCCGGAACTTCTTCCAGACCATGAGAACGACGCAGACCAACCTCGGATCGACcggaagacagacacacctCCAAAGAAATCCCCGTCGCCTCGGAGCACTCCTCACCACGCCGGCCGTCCTCCAGCTCCCTGTTCAGACGCGCGTTTGCCGCAGCCTCGAAGGTCGCCCAGTGCCTCGCTTCCTGCGCGTtctcctccatcttcttctgcctcttctttgtcttcgccCAGTTCCACGTTGAGTTCCGGAGGAGCTCCTAGCACACCTGCCTTACcgagttcgtcttcttccctacCCACGAACCGCCAGACgacgtctcctctctctctctgtccttctcctctctctctctgtcctccttACTTGCCGGCTTGGGACTCCGCTTCTTGGTTCTCGCACTCTCGCCGCGGCTGGGGCGCCTCTCATGAGTTTTCTACGAAGATCCTGACGACGCCCTGCATGCTGACAAGACCTTGGCAGTcccctttcgtttcttcgacttcttttcTTGACTCTGCAACTGCGTATCTCCCTGCCAGTCGAGAAGGTCCTCCCGGGCCATCCGCCGCTTTccagtctttttctctgcctccggtCGCCTCCCAACCCCCTCCGGCAGCTCCGCTCCACGCCCACATTCGAGCGAAAACTTCTCGAGTGTGTTCGCTTTCTTCACCTCTCCACGCCGCCTTTCTGgccgttccttcttcatcttccaaatcctccttcgcgtcttcgcacaccgcgtctttctcgtcttccccaACGTCGTTCGAgcctccctcttcctcttccgcttgGCTTCGTGCCTCTGATTCTCCAGAGTTGcattcttcctctgctgcccGTTCTGTATGTATTTCCggtcctgcttcttcctcctctctttcgtctgcttctccctcctttcctgcatctgcttcttcctcctttcctgcatctgcttcttcctcctttccttcttcttcgtccctTCTGTCCTTTCATCCTCCAGTTTCCTCTGCTGAGCCGTCGTACGATACACACAAAGAGGAACCAGAGGCCTCGGGAGGTCAACCAGAGAGCGGCGGCCACAGTGGGGTGTCCATACACCTCACCCCGCCTCAACTAGCCGCAGAGCGACCGCAGAACGCGGGCGTTCgcgcgccgccttcttcaccCAAGCATGCACCAAGCGAAACgaaagcaggagaggcaAACAGGAAAGCAACCGCAGAGAACGGCGGTgacaaagagggaagaagcaaTCGCCCGTTCGCGAGGAGTCCTGTTCCTTCACAACGCGCAGTCCAAGGAGCACCCGAGAAGCCAGGAAACCGGGAGGATCGtggaaactgcatgcagagacaaggCTCGACGCCAGTTGACATCCAGCGGGCAtccgacagagaagcggatggaagaaaggaggagtCAGGAGTTCAGAGCTCTCCCTTCTGGCTTGCGTGtcaggcagagaaaaaaaaagagaaaacgcacgcATCGAACTCTTCCCCAGGGAGATCCTCTCCACTTGCAGCCTGGTCGCGACTTCCGTCAGCCGTAAAGCGGCAAGCAGCTTCTCAGGCCTCTGCGATTCTCAAAGCCTACATATGGAGATGA